One genomic segment of Pyramidobacter piscolens W5455 includes these proteins:
- the metF gene encoding methylenetetrahydrofolate reductase [NAD(P)H] gives MNNAFKEVLPNFSFEIFPPKRTGSLESIYSTVDALASLRPDLISVTYGAGGSNRDNTIEIASTIQNRYLLPAVAHLTCVGSSLEQTDALLAELKERGVRTILALRGDRRADADFEDGYFKHAAELVAHIKKNYDFRVLGACYPEKHPEAPSLEADIAHLKEKVDAGVDALITQLFLNNDDFYRFRDLAQKAGVNVPIIAGIMPITQASMLDKVVSMCGASIPPAVRRFVDAYGHNAEAVREAGIAYAASQIVDLLASGVEGIHIYSMNKAGVTRQIAQNIHGILYSLRVKKS, from the coding sequence ATGAACAACGCTTTTAAAGAGGTGCTTCCCAATTTCTCGTTCGAAATCTTCCCTCCGAAGAGGACCGGCAGTCTGGAATCGATTTACAGCACGGTGGACGCGCTGGCCAGCCTGCGCCCCGATCTGATCAGCGTCACGTACGGCGCGGGCGGTTCGAACCGCGACAACACGATCGAAATCGCCTCCACGATCCAGAACCGTTACCTGCTGCCCGCCGTCGCTCATCTGACCTGCGTGGGCAGTTCGCTGGAACAGACCGACGCGCTGCTGGCGGAACTGAAGGAAAGAGGCGTGCGCACGATCCTGGCGCTGCGCGGCGACCGCCGCGCCGACGCGGATTTCGAGGACGGGTACTTCAAGCACGCGGCGGAACTTGTGGCTCACATCAAGAAAAATTACGATTTTCGCGTGCTGGGGGCCTGTTATCCGGAGAAACATCCCGAAGCGCCCTCGCTGGAAGCCGATATCGCCCATCTGAAGGAAAAGGTCGACGCCGGCGTGGACGCGCTGATCACCCAGCTCTTTCTGAACAACGACGACTTTTATCGTTTCCGCGATCTGGCGCAGAAAGCCGGCGTCAACGTCCCGATCATCGCCGGCATCATGCCGATCACCCAGGCCAGCATGCTGGACAAAGTGGTCTCCATGTGCGGCGCTTCGATCCCGCCGGCGGTGCGGCGTTTTGTGGACGCCTACGGCCATAACGCCGAAGCCGTCCGGGAAGCGGGGATCGCTTACGCGGCGTCGCAGATCGTCGATCTGCTCGCGTCGGGCGTGGAAGGCATTCACATTTACAGCATGAACAAGGCCGGAGTCACCCGCCAGATCGCCCAGAACATCCACGGCATCCTTTATTCGCTGCGGGTGAAGAAATCCTGA
- a CDS encoding vitamin B12 dependent-methionine synthase activation domain-containing protein has translation MLEMARAGFAELSSCAKSRKVWGRFSLTIEESGVVLGDGSVRCASRDLARLFANCRSCVVMAVTLGPEVDRRTQLLGRDSMSRALCLDACASVWADSLCDEVEDEVEETLREGEYLTRRFSPGYGDVPMEFSGDLLWLVDAERRIGLTMTRKGMMIPVKSVTALLGISDSPERRQRSCDDCSFAACQYRRKGGFCHDERI, from the coding sequence ATGTTGGAGATGGCGCGCGCCGGTTTTGCGGAGCTGAGCAGCTGCGCAAAATCGCGCAAAGTCTGGGGACGTTTTTCGTTGACGATCGAAGAGAGCGGCGTCGTTCTCGGCGACGGTTCCGTGCGCTGCGCTTCGCGCGATCTGGCGCGGTTGTTCGCGAACTGTCGTTCCTGCGTCGTCATGGCGGTGACGCTCGGGCCCGAGGTCGACCGGCGCACGCAGCTTCTCGGGCGCGACAGCATGAGCCGGGCGCTGTGCCTTGACGCCTGCGCTTCCGTGTGGGCCGATTCGCTCTGCGATGAAGTCGAGGACGAAGTCGAAGAAACGCTGCGCGAAGGCGAGTATCTGACGCGGCGCTTCAGCCCCGGTTACGGCGACGTTCCCATGGAATTCTCCGGCGACCTGCTGTGGCTTGTCGACGCGGAGCGCCGCATCGGCCTGACCATGACGCGGAAGGGCATGATGATCCCCGTCAAGTCGGTGACGGCTCTGCTGGGAATTTCCGATTCGCCGGAGCGGCGGCAGCGCAGCTGCGACGACTGCTCTTTTGCGGCCTGCCAATACAGAAGAAAGGGCGGTTTCTGCCATGATGAAAGAATTTGA